From Juglans regia cultivar Chandler chromosome 9, Walnut 2.0, whole genome shotgun sequence:
caaattttttactttttgcatatgacaaaatgatcattattttcttttcaaaaattttaaataaaagcaaCTGCCATTTGCATATGTCAAAGAGAGCATCAAtcacttttgaaaattttcaaacttatcatgcacatgtgagagatgacaatcaatcaattttcaaattttcaaaatctaaatttttaatcatgtcatgcacatgtgaaataTGATAATCATGCACATGTggaaaatataatttgatgcTTTATGAGAAAAGATTCATTTTGAGCCTTAATACAATTTGATGTTCCCTTTCTTGCTCATATTTCATTCGTTGATGTGCTTGGCTCCATTGTATAGACAACTTGAGTTTAAGACTCATTTATGtttgaattcattttttatcatcaaaatccatacgtagatatataattacatgGAGCTTGAAATCTTGGGTTCAACAGAAGCATACAAAATAACAACCTCGGTTTTTATCATGAGGGAACCCAAGCCATGTCGAAAATGGCGATCTGCACCAGTATTTTTGCCGGAAATGGAAGTGGAGGTCCTCGAGTGTTATTGTAAAATGTCGTGAGGGAACTAGGCCACTCTGAAAATGGAGATTTGCATCACGATTTTTGCCAAAAATGGAAGTGGAGGTCTTAGGGTTTCAAATGAGAGGGACGGGAGGGATGGAGGTGAGTGACGATGGTAGGCTCAATGGTGAGGGGGTTGGGCTCAGCACTTGGGGTGTCGAGCAGAGGGGAGGTGGCATAGCTCTTAGGTTTCAAATTTGGGAGATGGTTTTTTTATCGTATAATTTTatccctttttttaatttaaaaaaaaaaaactaggtgACAGCAGCCACCAAAGTCGAGAGCCATCATCGGTGGCCACCAAAGAgggtaaatttatttatttttttatacatttttttatatctttaaaaattttttttttcacatcatttaaaaacactttgttaatcattaagtaaaaaaacaaattgacaaCCTGCTTTCAGAGGCTTTCAGCTATGGATTAagcattatcctttttttttttttttgacatatAATGAATTCCCGAATTACGATAAAGCAGTCATGGATGCCTTCAAAGAATAGAGTTggggtaaaaaataaaaacagctCTGCAGTTACCTCTGTCTCCATGTCAGTCCTATTCACagaaaatgtgattttatattGGAGAATTTAACAGATAAACATGTTGTGACAGATTAGTTTTGAGTAATTCTAACATTCTAAAGTTGATTTGCCTCGTTTGTTTCCTTCAAAGCGATATGGGCATGATGAATACGGGCAAGATAACGTGGAAGAGGGCAAGGTTTCTCAAGCACAGAATATTGCCATGTCGAGGTGGGGTGTCTGAGAGTGATTCTCCAAGAGACTTGTGTGTTGATGAAGATTTTCCCCACATGGGAAGGTCAAATCCTGAGAGCGGGGAGATTCAAATAGAAGACACGAGGCTTTGGAGTGCATGTTTGTGGAGATACATTTTGTGAATACTGCAAGTTTTAAGAAGCTTATTTCCAGACTTGAATTGGAGGAGAATGACGATTTTTATAGGATTAAAGAGCCTAATGTCCCTAACCAAAGAGGCGTAAACATGCTTAGTGTTGTAGAAAGTTTATAGGTATTGAAGTTGTTATGGATGATCTTGAGATAGTATTTTCATGGTTATGGAGTATGACCTCAACTGTCTCCTAGAGACGTTGAAACAGTCTTTAAGCATAAGAGAAGTTAAATGCTTGATGCTACCACTATTTGAAAGAGTCAAGTATCTTCATGACAATTGGAATTTGGGTGCTTCATATGGATTCGAAAGACATCAAACCTTTTTGTGAGCAAGGAGGCTGAGTTGATCATATGTGACCTGGGTTTGATCATATGAAGTCACTTGTGCGGGGACGATTGTAGGAAAGCCATGAAACTTAAAAAGGGACATTTTTAGCATGATATTATTGAACTGGCACTGGAAAATAATAAGTTCAACTTGGATTTCCTAAGCTTCTATCTTAGCTTTAAGGTATGAGAAAATCTTCTCGTTAGCCGGTTCACAAATTCTACACCAATCCCTAACATGGCAAATCGGATTcatcaattaaatataaagacACAAAAACCGGCTCCAGATTCTCTGTGTTTTTGTGCTTTGCAGGTAGAaactttgatgaaaaaaataaggtgAAAATGAAGCAAACCCAataattggagagagagagagaaaagagagaaagttCGATGACAAAGAGAGATGGGGTTCGGTGAAAGAGATTGAGGAGAGAGATTGAAATCCGATTTCAAAGAGAGAGACATGTATGGGTCctgacatattaaaaaaaaaagtgtgcggTGTACAGGCTACTGCATAGCAGTGCTCTTGTGGTATTTGTGGGCACGGCGGACATTGCTACAAAGAAAGGTTGCTAGATCCGAACAAATGGTGTCAACCTATGTGGGACAAGTTTCACCTCCAAAACTCACCTAGGTCAGACCCTACAGTCCTATTTCCTTGATTCAAGCTCTATCTTTCTCTGTTTGGGGAATAACCCTGTAAGGAGAGAAGACAGATGAAGGCCACGGAAAGGTGGCAAAAGTACAAAGGCAGAAGAAGAGAAAGGGATGAAATGGTAGGGAgccatatttataatatagGGAGAGAATGTAGTACAAGGAGAgtgcaataaaaatataatacaatagcGCAAAATATGGAAGATGGAAAATTGTGAGTAGACTATGGTTTTGGAAAACCAGGATCCACCACGCTAACACACTCTGATATACACCTGATAAATCAGGCAAGTTGCTTCCTTCTCCTAGCATTGCCCCCTTCACCTCTAAGTCCAGAGTATTGATCATAGTCTAGAGGAACCAAGAGAGAGAGCATGAGTGACCAGCTCCCTCCTCAAAATTTTCCCCGCTGGAGATTTTGGAATAGAGTTGATAAAAGAGACACGGCGGATCTTCTTGTATGGTGCGACCTGCAAGCCGAAGTGCAGCCTCTAAAAGTAAGAACACCAAAAAAGGTGCAAGTTGAGCTTGATAATAGTGGTAAAAgcagtttatattttattatataaagacTAAATGATTAGCATAAAAAGAGAAACTACATCTATTGCCTATAAGTACTTTTCTACGGATCCTCAAGCATACAAGGGAGGATCCTAAGAAGAATAGGTAATAGATTTCGCCCAGGGATGTGGACTATGAGATTGAGGAGTCAATCATATGAAGAATTATTTCTTGTACCGATTTATgtctataattttatcatatgaAGTAGGGGATGTGTGAAAACCCGTGGATCTAACACCGGATCCGACTTCATTGGAGTAAGACTTTGATATGGAAAGAAGAGGATCACATCTTTTTAACTTTCCCTTCTtctgagagagacagagacttTGAATGTCTTGCTTACTAAAATAAATTCTCATTACTATCTAGATGACCTATGAAATTTACTAAATCAAACCATCAAATAAGAACCCAAAACCTGCACAGAAATATGAAATTTACGGATACCCAATTGAATGAAATTTTACATTGTGAAacgcaagaaaaaaaaaaaaatccaagttaTGTTATCTCAATGCAAGGTAGGATAGGAGAAAATATTATGCAGCCGTGAATGATAAGTTGCAAGGCCAAGACACTCTCAAATCTGCATCTTCAAGAGACCATTTCATTGTTTCAATATGTAAAAAGATCTAGAAGCTTGCCTGTTTTGCAATGAAACCTATAACTTGAGCCTCCCCAATATTGCTTCCGGGCTTTCTTACCACATATGCCATGGGAATCTGCCCTGCTTCTTCGTCAGGATACCTGCTTCATAGATGCCATGCAATTAAACGCAAGAGATGGGACTTGTGCTAAAAAATGTGATCCCAGTGCACCTTGTCATGTGAAAATCAAGGAAGCCTATTATAACATggaaaaagatcacaacactggACACTCACGGAATCACAGcagcatcaacaatttcagggTGTGATAGGAGTAAATGTTCCAACTCAGCTGGCGGGACCTGCAATTTGCTAAATACAAAGGGATGAACTATGTACAAGGAGTGAGATGACACCTATAACAATCGTTTGTTAGAGAGCAATTCAATCACCTGATACCCTTTGTATTTTATCAGTTCCTTTAACCTGTCTACGATATAGAGAAATCCATCAGAATCGAAACAACAGAGATCACCCGTCTTCAACCACCCTTCCGAATCCAAAGTTTCAGCAGTTGCATTGTCGTCCCCAACATAACCTGCAGAGAGATACCATGATTCTTTTCATCAACCAAGAAGTATTATACTGGTCTTATGAATCTTGAAAAACAGGTCTAAACTTATCGGTAGCTAGATAAGATTAATCGAAACCATCATCTAATTGGAATGGATTGAAGGgacaaacacaaaatatatggAAAGACAAAGCCGAGACATCATCtggcattttgaaaatgattaacTTTTTCTCTGAGTTCAATTCATAATCACATATACAATGCCTTTGCTTATACGCTTTCCACAAAGCAGTCTATGTCAAGGATTGAAAAATTCTTGTGAAGGAATGCACATGTCAAATTCAGTAACAAGGACAAAGATAAGTAAAAAGGGCCATAAGCTTTAACCAATTGGCTTGTGAAGCAATATATCCACACTAACTCAAGAAAGCAAATTGCTCAATAAAAATGCATGGTTAGCAGAGGTGACCAAGGCACGTTACATATTACACCCATGGTGAGTAAAGTAAAATTGGGATGGGGTCAGAAAAGAAAGTCTGCCGGCCTATATAATGAATGCAACAGTATCAATGTTACTAATGTCTGTCTATGTAACCAAGATATCACCTCCAAATCATATGATTTTAAAACCTAAAGAATGAGCAGGTATAGAATGAATGGGAAAATGTTTCACtgcataacatgtcatacatttACAAGTGCACTGAGAATCTTAATGCCAGGTGACGGTTTCAAAATGTTGTCTAGCCCAATGGAATAGAATGCTAGCAGTGGATTGTCAACGATGAAGTCAGTAGCAAAGTTTATGACCTTTCATGATAGTTGGCCCTCGCAACCACAGCTCTCCTTTCTGGCCAGGCGGTAAGGCCTCTCCAGTTACAGGATCAACTATTTTGGCTTCCATATTTTGAGCTAAGCGACCAACAGAACCATGATGTTGTGATTCCTCCCACGTCATTCCTGCTGCCCCTCCTCCACTCTCAGTCAAACCATATCCCTAaacaaagaacaagaagaatTAACATTCGACAATCAGCAAAGTTTGATAATATCGTTACAATGTTCAACAAAAATATTGTCAACCTTCAATTGAAGTAATCAACACAACAatcgggttggcttggtggtaAAACTCACTTCTATAGAGTTTCACGAATGGAAATTCATGGGTTCAATTTTCATGAGTGCGATGTAAATGGGATATGATCCGTGCCCATTTTTCCATCTCATCGACTTCCTACCAATATGTCCTTGATGGGGATAGGACATATTCCTACTCAATTTCTATGGGTGCAATGTAAAAGGGATGTGACTCGTGCGGCCATGCCCATTATTCTTGCCCATAACATCTTATAAATATGACGTTGGTGGGGAAAATCCCACAGTACCCCTACgagtagggctgtaaatgaaccagtctgttcgatagcTCGCTCAGTACTCGTTCGATTAAACTCGAATCAAACTcgacttgtaaaaaaaaaaaactagtttgtGAAATCAGATACCCACTCGATTTGTAAATAACAAATaccgacaaaactcgactcgactcgactcgactaaGGTTCATTAAGGCCCACttgtttatgctcgagtcgactcgattaaaactcattcatatattgataaatggAATGCACTATAGATATAAAGAAATCCCACAAAGGGATCCCACAAACAGATGTGGCACACTAATAGTGTgccatgtctttttttttttccttttttcccttCTCCCCGACGTCTCTTTctcttattctcttttttttttcttccctctccccttctccccccctccccccttaCCCTTACAAAGGCCACTCTCCTCAGCGCTGCCGACGATCGTGACTCTCCTCCTCCGACAACACACTGAAGCCCCCTCCTCCGCCACTCTCTTCATTGCGAGCCAACAACGGACAGAAGCCCCTCCTCCGCCAGTCTCCTCAATGCCAACCGACGATCATGACCCTCCCAATGCCGTCGACGAGATTTTCTACCCAATACCGCTGCCGACGTCTTTTTGGCATCAAACCAATACCACAGTTGCCCACAACCCTATCGCCGACAACCCACTCTCTTCTCCCGCTGCTCATCCCTCTATAGCCGGATACTTCTCTaagtttggttgttgagaaaatgaaagggaaaattttgtttggttgttgagaaaatgaaaagaaaataagatttgTTCTCTATTTAGTTGTTGAGAGGGAAAATCGCAACTTGTTCTTGTTGggttgttgagaaaatgaatggaaaataaaatttgttccgtgtttggttgttgagaggGAAATCCTAATCTGTTtatttgttgagaaaattgcaaaggaaaatagaatgaatatgagagaaagagagaccgagagagacaGAGGTCTGTTGTTTGTTGCTGGTGAGGGATGGGAACAGCGGCAACAACGTCGTTGGTTGTTTTCTGGGGCTGGCTCCGACAAATGCACTTACTCTTTGCTGGGGACAACAGCGTGGGTTTGCGACAGAGAAGGGAGGGGGAGGCTAAAGGGGGATTGGGGCatgggagggaaaaaaaaattaactggaCGTGGTATTGAcacgtcagtttgtgggatCTCTATGTGTCTCTAGCAGTCctcttgataaatatatacatatacctatgtatatatacatatatatatataaatgtattagataataatataaacataccacctttagaattaaatatataatatgtaatctaatcacttatgtctatatagtgaatatacttcataggtatattttataatttgtataataattagttgataaaatttaataatttcatatactagtatgtgggaaccaaatatgaaatagatatatgctatcatattaagtgtatgtatcaataatatatgtaagcatataatatattgttattttggataaatatctaattatatattaattatttataaattttttaaaattttataatttaatggaagttctacttgttagttgtataaattcaatattagatcttttacttttttatttttttaatttattaattattaaatcttattcaaaaaataaaaaaataaacaattcgagctcgagATCGAGCTCGGCTTAactcgaactcgtttgtgggacgagctcgagctcaagctcgagttgagagtttagcttatcgagttTAGTTCGaacaaagaattaaaaaaatctcgaaCTCGAGTATTTTGAATCGAGCCGAGCTTGGCAAGCCAAAGACCAGCTCAGCTCAactcgattacagccctaccTGCGAGCAGGTGGAATCAGGTTGGAGCAGGCAGGCTCAATTTCGGACCCCATTACCCAGCCCTAGCTCACCAACTTCCTACCAATATGTCCTTGGTAGGGATAGAATCAGGCCATGGTGAAAAAATACTCAACACAATAGCTATACATGAGACTCAATTTTTACTGGTGGGATTTAAAAGGGATGTGATTTATGCCCCTTTTTCCAGTCCACATACGTCTTATCAATATGGCCTTGGTAGGAATACAACTATCCATGATatggtaaaggaaaatgatagagacaAATGTTTTATAAGCTCCGCATAactcattaataaatattttttttttttaattcaaacccatcaaaggaaaaaaaatggaaaaataataatatttcattgaagAGTTgtgtaaaagttataaaatatgtatatcaTTTTTGTATGCAAAAGAGTAATCAACACAACAGTCATGGGGCTCAAAAGTCAAAGAGTCTTAttactcatcatccttacacTACACACCtactaaaggaaaaaaataaaaacataaaaaataaaaacatatgtGTGGTGTAGGTATgacgagtaaaattttttaaagtgaaaacCCAACCTTTTGAAAAACGGCTTTGACCACCAGATCTTAcattatagtatttattaaagcagttttaaatccaaatatatattcAGCCATAAATTATTAGTATTCacattaaactattagtattaacCATCTTAACGATTTATCGAATTATCTAGTAAGGTTAGGATCTAAGCTATGGTTCAAGTCATCTGAATTAAGGCTTGTATGCTACTTTTCAACATCTCCCTCCTAGTCTTTCTACCCAGAAAAAGATGTCCATAGGTATATAGTACTACACGTGAATATGATTAGGCTTTGTTTGAATCCTTGAACGAGTTCAGTTCATCTCAGTTGGCTTTTATTTTAGACTTattctaacatccaaatacacaaCTTCCAAATCattaaacatcactcaacttaaaatctctttacacgtgaaacccacaaccttttttaacttctcataaatacatataaactcattttaacattcaaacacatctaaactcatcttagatgggcccacaaaactcactctgttatctcaattcactactattcctAAAAAAAGTCAAACTTATCTCCACCTACAAATGGGCATAAGAATTAGCAAAACCATGTGTAATGGGATTGGTGGAGATGCTTTCTATGAATTATCCTTTTTGGCCGCAGTGGTATCGGCAATGATTTGGTATTCACACGAACAATGTGTTTTGTTATTGTTCGTGGTGGTCCTCAAGTTTTTGCACGAGGTTTGTACTTTTACAATGAAGCGGAGATAAATGTGTAGGACTTTTCTTCTAGGTTTGCTAGAATGCCAGCTGCCCCCAAACCTTTTTACCTTTTCCAGGAATAAATTCATATCAGTACCAACCTTTTCGCCCCGCTTCAAGGACAATAGGGTACAATtgtgacatgtgatattttttcaACCAAAACGATATACAGTATTTATGTtatgatatttgaatattaatattagatgaatattaatatttgatgagataaaataatttaaaataattttaagataatAGAGTCTTaaaatagttaattaattaagaataatcgaaaatttcttttaaaataataatagattaaaaaaataataaaaagaaaaaaattgtctgtaaaactaattttttgaaaagagaatcCGGAATTTAgtaatatcatttcttatttctCGTTAGTTAATTTTTTCACCGACAGACAAGAGCTACCTGCACAATCGTCACGTTTGGAAACTTAGCCGCGAAGTGCTCGGCGACCTCCTTTCCGAGCGGCGCGCCACCGCTTCCGAGCAACTGGAGAGAGCTCAGATCGTATTTGTTGACGAGGTCGGACTTGGCTAGCGCCACCACGAGCGGTGGCGAAACCGGCATGTAGGTGACCCGGTACTTCTCCACGGCCCTCAACATGCTCTCGAAATCGAACCTCCCCATCAGCACCAGAGTCTCCGCCATTGCCACCGCCCTCACGAGCATGAAAAACCCGAACACGTGGAACAGAGGCAGTGTGAACATCGACACTGGTTGTGGCTGTGGCTTATTTTGATTCTGAACGGACTCGCGCTGGAGATGGAAGAACCCGGCTATTAGGGCGATCAAGTTGCCGTGAGTAAGCATGACGCCCTTCACTAGTCCTGTGGTTCCCGAGGAGTACAGAATCGCCGCCGAGTCTGACTGACTCACTTGAACTCGCTCGAGTTGGTCAGTGTCAGTCCGACTTCCGCTAATCATTGAGAGAAATTTGGGCGAGTCGATGAGTATAGTACCAAGAGGAAGAGCCGGAAGCTTGTCAGAGGTAGAGGAGGCGGCGAAGGCGATGACCGGTTTACATAGACGGACCTGGTGTGCGATTTCCGAGTCGGAACTGAGCGGGTTAGCTGGGGAGATAGTGACCCCCAAGGTCAAGAGAGCGAAATAGAGAACCGGAACTTGGAGCGAGGAAGGCGCGAGAATGAAGGCAACGTGACCTTTAGAGAGAGAGGTTAAGGTTCTGAGAGCGACCGCAAGGGAGTGAATTTGGTCGAGGAATTCGGAGTAAGACAAGCGCCGGCCGGTGGAGGAGTCGATGAGGACGGTGGTGGAACCGATGGCAGACGGAGAGGATTGGAGGAGAGAGAAGCAGTATTGGGCGATGGAGAGGGGTTGGTCGGGAGTCGGGAGTGGAACCCGTGGCCGTAAGCTATGGAAAATCTTGGTTTTGTGGCAGAACCCGTTGCTGGGGTCGATCGGATAGCCGGAAAATGTTGCTTCGTCCGCCATGGAGATGCTGGACCTGGTAGCAGGAGTTTTGGAGATATGTTCACTTCAGACCCGTTGCTGGGTCCTTTAATGAATTTGTGTGTTGCAAAAAGTAGAGAGAATAGTCGTAACGCAGTTACGCACGTCTTTAGAGAGGCCCCAGATATCTTATGACCGGTATACGTTATTCTTGGTTGGAGTGGgggactttttttttgttaattaaatgaaattcaaaattattatcaaatgacattaaaaaataataatttttaatagctAATTGTAATTGACTAGTATTATAGTTGAAACTATATCTCTTTCCTATTTAAATTAGTAAGCGTGGAATattcttattctcttatttaactcttgatttatatattagttgttTACTCCCAAAATAATAGCACTACTtactcaaaataatatatatatatataattatttaattaatttggttcGACATCATCATCATACAACTGGtgaaaaaatttttaaaaaatttgtgaaagtttgtGTGTAAATATGGTACAACACctgtaaaaaaattagattatctagataaatcacattttatggtagattttacttttttaaaaaatagtattaataagTGCAAATTTGTAATTGTGGTGAGAAATATAGTTTATAGCATTAgaatttataacttaattaataagttctattattaaaaagttatatgtttatttataaacaaatttaaaaaatgcattcTAAGATAGAAAtgacaaatatttaaatttttaaagattatgattatatccttaaaaatttaaaagttgtaattattttaaaaattataactatatctTTGAAACTTTCAAACATGGTCTGAGCTTGCGGCTAGGTGTCGCGAGCTTTTACTGTGCACCTGAGTGGTACATGCATGGCACTGTTCATGCCATGCACGACCGCTTGCTCCAGTGTACTATCTTACGTATACAATGCACTCTAGGTCCCTGTCTGCAATTCACATGATTGTTTTGTGTATCCCGAACCCCACTTTTTTTGTATAGTATGCTCAAAAATGAGTATATTACAACTCAAGTAGTCAAGATATTTGGCTTTGTGCCCCGGCAAAAACAAGCAAGCACCATTCCTTGCTAaatatccataaaaataaaaggttagAGAGTCAAAAGTACTTATCTAGAAGATTTCCATATGCTCTTTTAGAGATCATTTAGTGCGCTAAAAAATAGCCTCCTTTCGCTTCCAATACCAAAGAAAAATCTTAACGGggaacatgaaaaaaaatttcgttCTTGACTTCCGAGTCGTCTGGAACGGGTTATCATGGACATATGAAGTACACGCAAGATCTATAACAATCTCACAAACGGTGCAAATGTTAACGTCGTATTTCGCACGTCTTTAGGTCAAGTTCCAGCAACTCGGGTCTTTCGAGCTAGGCCTCAATCCTGTATGAAGCCCCCGACAGTGGTCTAATGAGCCTGTACGATGTCAGTTCGTATATCCATGTCGATGAATAGtatttaaatgcataaaataaagagatatGAACACACATATTTATGTGGTTCGACACTAAACCTACATACACGGAAGTTTGGAGAGGAaagattccactataataaaattgtttacaatctctcatagcctctcatttctcactataCAATGGAAGCTATAAAGTTATTTGCTGGAGAATGAGTTCTCTTTGAAGCTCTCTGATTgaagaaaaaatccaaaaggCGGAAGAAGTCCCAATCCCCCAAATCATAGGCTCCCTGTCTCTTTTATCTGACTCTCTTCATGCATGCCCCTCGGTAGTGGTAAGGAATATTTATTTTGCGTGTCTGACACTCTTTTCCTTTCCTACTTTCTCTTGACACCCTCACTCCTTACACCATTGTTTTATGTCAAATCATCCATTTTTCTCTCCTAACATTACTTTCTCATGCCTTAATGCCTCTAGTCCCTTCTTAtccctcatttttctttaatattttatcttctaGTGAGTCCaccccccacaaaaaaaaaaaaaaaaatggctagGCCTAGGAAATTCCTTAGGGCAAGAGGAAAAATCCCCTCACCCTGTTTGGTTTCACATATggtctcaactcatttcatctcatctcaacatacaaacatcattcaaatacaaacacttttcaatctcaattttcaactttttcatctaatcattatagctttctcaaacttccaaacaaaacataaaaaataattcaattttttcaaatttcaaaacaaaaataatattaaaaaactatgttataataatattttaactttataacatttttttataagaaaactttctaatatttttattcaatttttt
This genomic window contains:
- the LOC108986577 gene encoding 4-coumarate--CoA ligase-like 9, with translation MADEATFSGYPIDPSNGFCHKTKIFHSLRPRVPLPTPDQPLSIAQYCFSLLQSSPSAIGSTTVLIDSSTGRRLSYSEFLDQIHSLAVALRTLTSLSKGHVAFILAPSSLQVPVLYFALLTLGVTISPANPLSSDSEIAHQVRLCKPVIAFAASSTSDKLPALPLGTILIDSPKFLSMISGSRTDTDQLERVQVSQSDSAAILYSSGTTGLVKGVMLTHGNLIALIAGFFHLQRESVQNQNKPQPQPVSMFTLPLFHVFGFFMLVRAVAMAETLVLMGRFDFESMLRAVEKYRVTYMPVSPPLVVALAKSDLVNKYDLSSLQLLGSGGAPLGKEVAEHFAAKFPNVTIVQGYGLTESGGGAAGMTWEESQHHGSVGRLAQNMEAKIVDPVTGEALPPGQKGELWLRGPTIMKGYVGDDNATAETLDSEGWLKTGDLCCFDSDGFLYIVDRLKELIKYKGYQVPPAELEHLLLSHPEIVDAAVIPYPDEEAGQIPMAYVVRKPGSNIGEAQVIGFIAKQVAPYKKIRRVSFINSIPKSPAGKILRRELVTHALSLGSSRL